AGCCTGAGCAATTCCGCAACCAGCGCAGCCTTTTGGAACGATTACGACGGGCGTATCTTAGGCAAGACAACGGATCTAAATAGCCCCTTCTTAAAGCTGAGCACCAGCCAGGCTATCAGCAGTGGCGTACCCGGCTATGGTTTTGCCGCGGCGCCGCAAGGGGTCGCAGTGATGTACATAACTACTATCGGTGCCAATGCTTCTCAAGGCGGCTGGGCGATTAACGATACCGGCTTCATTGGGTTTAAGTTCGAGATCAGTGGAAACACGCATTTCGGCTGGGCTGAGGTTACCATAGATGCACTCAACCCGGGTCAGGGTTTTATCATTAACGAAGCTTGGTATAATACTACTGCCGATCAGGGCCTACTCGCCGGCACACAGACTGTCGTTCCCGAACCGTCAACCTACGCAGTTGGCCTCGCCGGACTGGCCCTCGGCGCAGCCGGGCTCCGTCGCTGGCGGAAAGCTAAACAAGCTTCTGCCTAAACAACAGGAACGAAAAGGCTTTGTCTTTGAGACACAGAAGCGTCACGTATTTGCGTGGCGCTTTTTTGTGACGTATGCTTTGGCCACAAAGCAGGTGCCAAGGGTGCAAAGCTGGTGTGACGCATTTCTTTCTCACAGAGAGCACGGAGACACAGAGGTTTTTTAAAAAAGGTGGGGCGCAGTCTTTAAAAACATTGATTGCATATATTAGAAAACTCCATGTTTTCTGCGCTCTCCGTGAGATAAAACCGCGTCACGCTTCGTGCGTACTTTGTGTGCTTTGTGACCAAAACCACGTCACACCATCACGCTCTACACAACTGCCCCAACCCCACGAAAAAGGTAAGACGCCGTATCCAGGCAAGCCGAACTTAATCTACTTCCGGCGGCAACGCAGTATCACGATACCCAGCGCGGCGAGGCCTGCCAGGATGGCGTAATTACGGGGCTCGGGTACGACAGCGGCAACGGTACCGCCGTCAAAGCTGAAATCGCTTCCGTCAATTTCAAAGTCAGTGTCGGTGACAGACGCGCCCTGCCAGTCGCTCAGTTCAATGGGGTCGGTCGCGCCAGGGTTGCTCAGGGGGAGGCCTGCAAGGCCAAAAGAGGAGACAGTAGCCGCGGGCCCAAAGTCGAAAGATGAAATCGCTAAATTTGCGTTGCCGCCGATAAGCATAAAGCCGCCGAATGGATTCGGGTAGCTCCCAAAATTAGTGGTGGTGCTCTCCGTGATGGCAAAGGTGCCGTTGTAGTCAGGATCAGTTGCACCGGAGACGGTCAGCGAAGCACTATCAGTAATGACGGAGGCCCGACCAAAGGTAGCGATATAATTTGTCTGACTGGAGTTGAACTGAAAGGTCCAGGTGGAACCGTCAAAACCATAGGTGTCGGTGCCGCTGTTGAAAGTCACCGTCGAGCTGATGGTCAGCTGGAGGGCAGCCTGGGTTGACGGCGATAGTAAAGCAGCGACGCAAACCGCTAGCAGAGCAGTTTTGATTTTCATCAACGTAACGTTAACAGTGATAAGTAAATATTAGTAATAAGGTGAAAGTAGTGTCTTGTCTGCAGACTGCGCACCCACCTTTACTTGCGACGACGCAAGGTAACAAAGCTCATCACGGCCAAGCCAAACAGAGCTGCATAAGTCCCAGGTTCCGGGATTGGATTGATATCCTCTGTGGTTGAACCAGTAAAAGGAGTTCCTGTGTAATTAAAATCTCCTAATGATGCTAATCCTGGCGCAATTGTCCCGTTGGCTGTATTTAGAATCAGCTCACCAGGAGTCATTGGGTCTAAAAATGCCAAGGTAAGGTCACCACCAAATAAAAGAGGTGTTTGAACAGATACGATTGGGTTGCCATCAATTGTCCCGGTAAGACCACCATCCGCGATAATTTCAGTCATAATAGTGCGTGCATCACTACCAATACTATTATTAGCAAATAACCAAACGAAGAGTAAGGTAGAATTAGGTAATCCTGGCCCTGGATCTGAACCCGAGAGTGAGTAATCACCCGTGGTGTTATTGTAGGTGAAACTGATAGCTGCGTGGGATTGATAGCCAAACAAGGCTAAACACAGAATGAGCAGCGTTTTGTAGTAGTTCATCAAAATAGTGAGTAATGAGACACATCGTCAAGTAAAGCATAAACCTCATTTTCTGTGTAAAAAAGCACGTAGTAGTTTGTTTTCACGTATAAGACTAAAAAGAAATCTTAATGATAGCGCGCCTGGCCCGTGAAATTGCAAAAGTTGCTTGCAATACCCTGATCGGCACCTTCACTAGCTGGCCTTTGAGCGCACCTCGCGTTCTAGTCAGATATTTTACCAAACAACCAACCACACAGAAAATGGCAGTAAAAGTAGGAATCAACGGATTCGGACGTATTGGACGTCTTGTTTTCCGTGCACTCGTAGATAAGGGCCTCCTCGGTTCAGAAGTAGAAGTCGTTGCCATCAACGACCTCGTTCCAGCCGACAACCTGGCTTATCTCCTGAAATATGACTCTATCCAAGGCCGCTTCAATGGCACGGTAGAAGCTCCTGACGCAGACACACTCGTTGTCAATGGGCACACCATCAAGTCACTTTCCGTTCGTGAAGGTCCAGCTGCGCTTCCTTGGGGCGAGCTTGGTGTTGATATCGTGATCGAGTCCACTGGTCTCTTCGTTCAGGACGAAAAGGCTCAGGGTCACATCGACGCAGGTGCCAAGAAGGTCATTATTTCCGCTCCTGGTAAGGGTGACGGTGTCAAGACCGTCGTTCTCGGTGTCAATGACGACACGCTGACTGCAGAAGATAACATTATTTCCAATGCAAGCTGCACCACCAACTGCCTGGCTCCAATGACCAAGGTTGTCCTTGAGGAGTTCGGTATTGTTGAAGGTCTTATGACCACAGTCCACAGCTACACCGCAACCCAAAAGACAGTTGACGGCCCAAGCATGAAGGACTGGAAGGGTGGCCGCAGTGCTGCAATCAACATCATCCCATCTACAACAGGTGCTGCCAAGGCTGTTGGCCTCGTGCTTCCTGAAGTTAAGGGTAAGTTGACCGGTATGGCTTTCCGCGTGCCAACTCCAACCGTTTCTGTTGTCGACCTCACCGTAAAGACTGTGAAGAAGACCAGCTACGAAGAAATTTGCGCCAAGATGAAAGCCGCTTCTGAAGGCAGCCTCAAGGGCATCCTCGGTTACACCGCAGACGAAGTGGTTTCCAGCGATTTCATTCACTGTGAACTGTCCTCGATCTTCGATGCTGGCAGTGGCATTGGTCTGGGTGACGACTTCTTCAAGCTCGTTTCCTGGTATGACAACGAGTGGGGTTACTCCAACCGTTGTGTCGAGCTTCTCCAGAAGATCGCAGGTCAGCTCTAGTTAAGAGCTGAAAACATTTTCCAAAGCCGTCGGGTCAATCATCCGGCGGCTTTTTTTTGTCCGATTAATATTAAACCAAAGTTAAGAATTGAATTTAGGCCACAAAGGACACGAAGCACGCACAAAGATCACTAAGATTTTCAGCAGATTAGCTACTTTGTGTTCTTTGTGCGTGCTTCGTGTCCTTTGTGATCCTTAAAAAGTTTTTTAAGCTTTCAGCGCTCCGCATTCAGTATTTAGCTCTCTCCTTTCCAATATGGCAAAGATTCATCCCACCGCAATTATTGAAGATGGAGCACAGATCGCTGATAATGTCACGATCGGAGCCTACGCCTATATTGGCGCTGAAGTGTCCATTGGTGCAGGCACGATGGTTGAGCACCACGCGACAGTGGATGGTTTCACTGAAATGGGTGATGACAACCAGGTTTTTCCCTATGCCTTCATCGGAGGAAAAACACACGATTTGAAATACACCGGAGGAAAACCGGGCCTGAAAATTGGAAGTCGAAATGTTTTCCGTGAATACTCGACTGTCCATCTGGCAACAAATGATGCCGAGTTTACTATTCTGGGAGATGACAATGTCATCCTTGCCTACTCCCATGTCGCTCACGATTGCATTATTGGTAATCACCTGGTCATGAGCAGCCATGCGGCACTCGGTGGGCATGTATTGGTTGGCAACCACTGCAATATCGGTTGGGGAGTCGGACTTCATCAGTTTTGCCGAATTGGTGATCATGCCATGGCCGGCGCCTGCTCCAAGGTAGTCCAGGATGTCCCACCTTACATGATTGCAGATGGTAATCCAGCTGAAGTTCGAACCATCAATAAAGTCGGCCTGGAGCGCAATGGATTCTCCAGCGAAGACATCGAGCTAGTCCGCAGCATTTACAAAACCCTTTACCGCGAAGGCCTCAATCGCACTCAAGCCCGGGAAAAACTGAGTGAAAATCCCAAAGCAACTGACCCAACCCTAAAACGCGTAATCGACTTTCTGGAGCAAGGCGGTAAGCGCGGAATCACTTAAGGTTTCATGCAGGTCGATCAAATCGGTTGATCATGCTGCGCGAGAATCGTCTTCAAACGTACGGCTATTTGCAGAGCAATCTGAACAAGCTCGCTCGCCTCGGGTTCATCAAGCTGGTTGATGCAATTACGCTGCCAAAGTCCGAGCCATGCTTCAAAGTGCTCCGGGCCAATGCCTAGCGACATATGCTTCCAGGGCATACCACCGGAATAGTTACGCGGACCACCGGTAAGCCCGGACCAAAAATCTGCAATTTTCTCAATATGTGGAGGCCAGTTATCGACCTTAGACTCAAATATCGGACCAATAACCTTATGTTGCCTCACATCGGCATAGAAATGATTCAGTAGTTTTATCAGGCCCGAGCGCTGACCGATTCGGTCGTATAATGAAGTCACTTTTTCCATGGGAATATCTCTAATCTATAAGACTACTGAGATTTTAAAAGTCACTTTATCCATTTTCTATACAGGCAAAGTAAGCGTAAACACACTCCCCTTACCTGCTTTGCTTTCGACTTTCAGGTCGCCATTGTGGGCATTGGCAATCGCCTTGCTCACGGCCAGGCCAAGTCCAGTACCTCCCGTATTGTAGGAGCGAGCTTTATCGCTGCGATAGAAACGATCAAAGATATGCGGGATGTCGTTCTCCTGAATCCCTGCGCCCTGATCCTCGACTTCGATCGTGACATGATCGGAGCCATTATGCAGACGAACCCAGATATTGGACTTCTCAGGACTGTGCTGGACAGCGTTACTGACCAGATTGATCAACACCTGGCGGATCTTTGTCGCATCAATCGCTGCATGCGCCGGCCCTGTTTTCAGGTGCAATTTAATTTGTTTTTGCAAGGCAATTGGCTGGAGCAGCTGCATCGTTTCCTCGCAAAGACTGGGCAGCTCGGTGTCTTCCTTGATCAACTTGCTTTCTCCCGAGTCAATTCGAGCCAGTTCCAGCAAACTCTCAATCAGCCCCTTCATGTGTCGCGCCGCAATCTGACAAGTTTCAAAACTCTCTTTGTATGTCTCCGTCTCACGCTCCTTTTCAAGAGCCCAATAGACTTCATTCATAATGATGGTTAGCGGTGTGCGGAGTTCATGCGAGGCATCAGCAGTAAACTGTATCTGTTGATCCAAAGCGGTTTCCAATTGCTCTGAGGCTTTTCTCAAATCACCAGTACGTTCTATGACAGCATCTTCCAGTGAATCAAACGCAGCTCTAACCGCACGAGCATGCTCACGTAGATAAACATATGCAAAAATTGGAATAGCAGTCAGATAAAGCGCATGACGTATTGCAGTAAAATAGGGCTCATAGACTTCATTCAAAGCCATATCAGGCAACTTCAGAAAGTCGTCCAGAAAGATAAAAAAGAGTGCCACACAGATCCAGTTACGAGCCCAGCCCTTACCGTTTATGGAAAGGTAAATGACAGCAAAGCCTGTCCACATTGAAACATTGCTGCGAAAAACCCAGTCACACCAGGTTTGCCCAAACTTTGATTCAGGGTTCGCCGTAATGTGCACACCCCACCACCAGAAAGTTGCCAGATAAACCAAGACAACTGATGACAATCCGAGGACTAAATAGCGTATAACGATTCTTCGCTTGTCGGTCAGGAAAAGTAGATAGGCAGCCGCCAGCAGAATCTCGGAAACGTCAGACAGTGCATGCTCAAATGGTGGAAAAAAAACATGAAGCTGGTCCATCGATAGAACCGAGTACGCTTCGAGCAATTTGACCGTGAGCATGAAAAACTCACGCGCAAACGCCGCAGCAAAGCCCCAAATCAAGAGCGACTCATGAGGGTCTTCTTCCGATTTGTACTTAAACTGCGAGACAATGAACAAACCCAGCCAGGCAACGCCAGCAATTCCATATGGAACAATCCCCGGTCGGTGACCACCGCCATCGCCTGTGAACTGAATCAACAGGTCAAAGAAGATATTAACATTTTCATGCATAGAGAGCGAACAACCTAAAAGTGTATTATTCCTCTCACGATTTCGTCCAGCCCGATCATTCCATCATGTATCCACGTCCGCGAATGGTTCGAATCGAATCTTTGCCCAACTTCTTTCTAATGTTGAACAAGTGCACATTGAGGACATTCGAAAAGGCATCGTTGTTTTCGTCTAGAATAGTATCCAACAACTCGCTCGTGCTAACGATGCTACCATGCTCCTTGGCAAGCTTATGAACGATGGCATACTCTGACCAGGTCATGGGAACGGTTTCTTCGCCTCGATAGACCTTGCCGCTATTCGTATCCACAACCAACTCTCCCACTTTGATTGTTGGATCCGTCGAGTTTTTTGAGCGTCTTAATAAAGAGCGCACTCGAGCCAGCAATTCATCCATATGAAATGGCTTGGTCAAATAGTCATCCGCCCCACAATCCAGACCATTAACCCGGTCATCCAAAGTATCCCTTGCAGTCAACAAAAGCACAGGAGTCTTTATGTTTTCACGCATTTGGCGCAGAACTTCCAGGCCATTCAGCTCGGGCAACATGATATCGAGAATGACTAAATCAAAGGGCCAATTCCTGATTTTGTACAAAGCCTCCGTTCCATTACCAGATGCATCCACAGCATAGGATTGTTCACGTAATGAACGTACGAGCTGCTTTTGCAAAATGGAATCGTCTTCAACAACCAGAATCTTCATTCAATGTATATTACATGAATATAGATTAAGCCATCATTAAGATGATAAGCTAAAACCATTAAATGCAAAAAAATTGCAATTTAACGTCCCAATGGCATCAGGCGAGAGGCAGCAGGATTGAGCAACGAGTTGTGTTGCGTGGTCTTTGGGTCGTAAAATGCAAGCAGAGCCCAAAAATCCTTGGAGTGATTCATCTCGGTCAAGTGAGCTAACTCGTGATAGATGATGTGATCCTGTAAATCTGGCCTCAAAAGGACGAGGCGCCAGTTGAGTGAAATTGTTTTGTTTGATGAACAGGAACCCCAACGGCTGGATTGGTCGCGCGTTGTGACTCGCGCGACTTCAAGGCCGTGCTTCTCGGCCAACTCCATTGTTCGTTTCTCAATGACCTCTGCGGCAAATGAGCGGATAAGGGATTTGATTTCCACATCGGAATCTTCATCTGCCCGAATTCGCATTTCTATCTCACCACTATCGGTTGAATAAACAAAGAATGGGCGAACCGTGGTGAAGCTCATACTCAGGCGAAAAGACTTCCCCAGCCCAAAAAGTCGCGGATGCTTCTCAAGATAGGCAAAAAGCGAAGAACGCGTGGGATTCTGCTTCAGATTCTTCTCAATCCAGTCGCCTTGAGTCCGCAGGAACTTCATCGCCTCAGGCAGTGGGCAACGCCATGGCACTGACAGCAAAGCGTGGTTATTCTGTCCGATCGTCAGCCGGATATAGCGAGAACGCTTCGAACGCCGTACCTCATAAGGCACTAAAATGGCTCCACCCGAGGTTTCAACCTCGGCAAGCTTCAGACTGTTGTCTTTCTTCTTCGACACGTGTGGTAACCGATTCTCTGACCTGCAACGCATGCCTGCGGAGAGCCGACTCGGGATC
The Rubellicoccus peritrichatus DNA segment above includes these coding regions:
- a CDS encoding response regulator, translating into MKILVVEDDSILQKQLVRSLREQSYAVDASGNGTEALYKIRNWPFDLVILDIMLPELNGLEVLRQMRENIKTPVLLLTARDTLDDRVNGLDCGADDYLTKPFHMDELLARVRSLLRRSKNSTDPTIKVGELVVDTNSGKVYRGEETVPMTWSEYAIVHKLAKEHGSIVSTSELLDTILDENNDAFSNVLNVHLFNIRKKLGKDSIRTIRGRGYMME
- the lpxA gene encoding acyl-ACP--UDP-N-acetylglucosamine O-acyltransferase translates to MAKIHPTAIIEDGAQIADNVTIGAYAYIGAEVSIGAGTMVEHHATVDGFTEMGDDNQVFPYAFIGGKTHDLKYTGGKPGLKIGSRNVFREYSTVHLATNDAEFTILGDDNVILAYSHVAHDCIIGNHLVMSSHAALGGHVLVGNHCNIGWGVGLHQFCRIGDHAMAGACSKVVQDVPPYMIADGNPAEVRTINKVGLERNGFSSEDIELVRSIYKTLYREGLNRTQAREKLSENPKATDPTLKRVIDFLEQGGKRGIT
- a CDS encoding PEP-CTERM sorting domain-containing protein, whose protein sequence is MNYYKTLLILCLALFGYQSHAAISFTYNNTTGDYSLSGSDPGPGLPNSTLLFVWLFANNSIGSDARTIMTEIIADGGLTGTIDGNPIVSVQTPLLFGGDLTLAFLDPMTPGELILNTANGTIAPGLASLGDFNYTGTPFTGSTTEDINPIPEPGTYAALFGLAVMSFVTLRRRK
- a CDS encoding HAMP domain-containing sensor histidine kinase yields the protein MHENVNIFFDLLIQFTGDGGGHRPGIVPYGIAGVAWLGLFIVSQFKYKSEEDPHESLLIWGFAAAFAREFFMLTVKLLEAYSVLSMDQLHVFFPPFEHALSDVSEILLAAAYLLFLTDKRRIVIRYLVLGLSSVVLVYLATFWWWGVHITANPESKFGQTWCDWVFRSNVSMWTGFAVIYLSINGKGWARNWICVALFFIFLDDFLKLPDMALNEVYEPYFTAIRHALYLTAIPIFAYVYLREHARAVRAAFDSLEDAVIERTGDLRKASEQLETALDQQIQFTADASHELRTPLTIIMNEVYWALEKERETETYKESFETCQIAARHMKGLIESLLELARIDSGESKLIKEDTELPSLCEETMQLLQPIALQKQIKLHLKTGPAHAAIDATKIRQVLINLVSNAVQHSPEKSNIWVRLHNGSDHVTIEVEDQGAGIQENDIPHIFDRFYRSDKARSYNTGGTGLGLAVSKAIANAHNGDLKVESKAGKGSVFTLTLPV
- the gap gene encoding type I glyceraldehyde-3-phosphate dehydrogenase, whose translation is MAVKVGINGFGRIGRLVFRALVDKGLLGSEVEVVAINDLVPADNLAYLLKYDSIQGRFNGTVEAPDADTLVVNGHTIKSLSVREGPAALPWGELGVDIVIESTGLFVQDEKAQGHIDAGAKKVIISAPGKGDGVKTVVLGVNDDTLTAEDNIISNASCTTNCLAPMTKVVLEEFGIVEGLMTTVHSYTATQKTVDGPSMKDWKGGRSAAINIIPSTTGAAKAVGLVLPEVKGKLTGMAFRVPTPTVSVVDLTVKTVKKTSYEEICAKMKAASEGSLKGILGYTADEVVSSDFIHCELSSIFDAGSGIGLGDDFFKLVSWYDNEWGYSNRCVELLQKIAGQL
- a CDS encoding PEP-CTERM sorting domain-containing protein, which encodes MKKNTTTSKLPYSRTGLTALLGLGAATSANAAVVMSTTVGSGLRPPATSGSIGWDIDNDGANDFSLSNSATSAAFWNDYDGRILGKTTDLNSPFLKLSTSQAISSGVPGYGFAAAPQGVAVMYITTIGANASQGGWAINDTGFIGFKFEISGNTHFGWAEVTIDALNPGQGFIINEAWYNTTADQGLLAGTQTVVPEPSTYAVGLAGLALGAAGLRRWRKAKQASA
- a CDS encoding SprT family zinc-dependent metalloprotease; the encoded protein is MSKKKDNSLKLAEVETSGGAILVPYEVRRSKRSRYIRLTIGQNNHALLSVPWRCPLPEAMKFLRTQGDWIEKNLKQNPTRSSLFAYLEKHPRLFGLGKSFRLSMSFTTVRPFFVYSTDSGEIEMRIRADEDSDVEIKSLIRSFAAEVIEKRTMELAEKHGLEVARVTTRDQSSRWGSCSSNKTISLNWRLVLLRPDLQDHIIYHELAHLTEMNHSKDFWALLAFYDPKTTQHNSLLNPAASRLMPLGR
- a CDS encoding group III truncated hemoglobin, which encodes MEKVTSLYDRIGQRSGLIKLLNHFYADVRQHKVIGPIFESKVDNWPPHIEKIADFWSGLTGGPRNYSGGMPWKHMSLGIGPEHFEAWLGLWQRNCINQLDEPEASELVQIALQIAVRLKTILAQHDQPI